The stretch of DNA CTGCGGTTCTACAGAAGTGATTTGGAGTCTTTCACAatgagaggaggagatttcGAGCTGTTTACCTGAGATGCGGGACAGAAAGATGAACCCGCAGGCTCCAATAAAAGCAattgtcctcctcctgggtATCTCGGCGACACATTGGTTTAGATTCATTTTGTGTGTACTTGATCATATTGTAATTTTCAGCTTCTTCGGTGGGGTACCAGCTCGGGCAAAGTATGGACGTAGTAACTGAGGCGAGATGATCATTTAGACCGGCTCTGCTAACTCATAGTGTGTACGTAGTGCGAATCACAGATCTGAAACCAGTTGTTCAGTTGGGCCAGTAGCAATGGCTGATAACCTGCAATACGCAGCGGACTATCCACTTTATCAACTccctactcgtactggtgCTAAAATAGCGCCAGATTAGCGCTTTGGTACAGAGCAACGAGATTCCATTGCTAGTCTGAAAACGTGGTTGTAGTTACAAGAGCGAGGTTCATTTGAGCTCATCCAAGGTGAGTACACAGAATTATTGACTCTGTACGGCTGTACTGACAGGATGGGTAAGCATGTAAATGACGATTATGGCATGTTAGAGGGATTTCATAGTTTCATAGTGCGGAAATAGTAGACCGACGAAACCAAACATGCGATCAACATGAGAAGTTCGAACTAGCGACAGCTGTGCACTTTAGTAGCCGTGCAGACATTAGCCCAGTGCTTTGCCGATGCACGGATGCATCTAGCCACTCAACAGTAGCACCTATACTATAGAGGGTAGCGGACTACGGATGTTTGATGGAGCTTGACGGGGAAATTGGTTCTCAATGTTGCAACAAGTACAGCGTCGTACCCGTAAGAGCTTAGATGATGGTTTTGGGACAGATAGGTGTGCCGTAGATCAATTCTGTAGGAATCTGTGGTGAACTTCTAAGCCCTCTGTTCCGCAACAATTCTGCCTGAAAGACTTCCCAGCTTCAGCCATACTAAATCTGcctctacttgtagatagGCAAGTAGGATGAACCGGAAAGAACAGACACGGTTTTATATTGTCGTAAATTGACACAAGAGTCTCAAAGTATTGGTATCCAATAGTCTCCAAAAAGGCACCTTCTCAGTATCTCTCAATCACCCAAGTGGCATCTTCATAGAACAAAACCGATCAACATACGAGTGCAGAGACTTAGAGAATATGAATATGAGCCATTTCAAGGCAATTGGTCAACTTTTCTCCCCAAAACAAGCCTCTTTTCCATTAATTATCGActttcttctttccctCTTTCCCTTTTTCTCGTCACTCCGCCTAACTGGGTCATAATTAACCCAAACAGGTGGAGATTTTCACTAGCCCGCAATTCCCAAACAAAGACTTGTCACCAAAACTTTTACATTGATCCAACCAACAGCCCCGATTTTATCCCCACTCCTTTGGCTGTCCAATACCACCCTGAAATTTTACATTTCGGGCAAGGTTTctcttcacgtgacgtcGATCGCAGGGAGGTCTCAGAGCTAACACATGGGATGGGGGAAGTACCGTTGTTGGAGAAGCGGCCCGGGTAAGAGGAATGGGGGATATGTAAATACCCGCATGTCGTCGGTGTGGAGTCGGTCTTTTTTATTCGCTCGGAAACCAAATGGTGTTTTCGGCGCCCGGCGCCACCGGCACCCACCACTGGGACGTCCTGCAGTCTCCTACCATGCAGGGTTGCGATAATATCGGCTGGTCCAGGGGCGATATAAAGACGTTGCAGGGTCTTCTTCACCGGCAAACATGACCCATACCGACTCAATCACTGCCGAGCAGCCCCTTCGAACCAAGTCCGACGTTCTGGCGTCGATTGGCAACCTCAAGCAGCGCATCGAGGAGGCCAACGTTGCGCTCAAGGCTGCCACCGAGGGGGACGGGGTGCCCaatgagcagcagcaggaggaaaTGGCCGAGGTCAGCGAGTTTGTCCAGATTTACAAGCGCAATCTcgagagggaggaggagaatctccagaagctgatGCGGGGCGAGCGGTTGACTTTTTGAGCGGTGACTTTGAGGAGACCTTTCGAAGAACAAGTGCCCCTCTCGAGCAATCTGCTGCGACAACACGAGGACAAACAACTATGCCGACGACAATGAAAACCAGTTTTGCCACATTACCATCAGGTGTGATATCGCGATATTGACGTCAGATCTGCCCCTCGTCCTAGAACACCAAATATGAAAATAAACACAAGTTGTGAAGAGCGTGAGAGACCGGGATGTACTTGAGAGACAATGTTTGAGTGAACGAGTGCGCTGTTGGCAGGATCATTCGTGAGTTACACTGACTGGAGCTGTGACCACAGTACTGTTTCGTGACTTGATACAGACCCAGAGCGAAAAGTAGGGAACTCATTGTCGctacaaaaaaaaaaaaaaaggaagaaaaaagcaaaaagaaataaaaaagaaatatgaaaaaatataaacACAATTCACTGCTGTGCTTCAATGGACCGTTGATCAAACCTCATGTCTGATTGATATGGGAGTGAAGGAGAAAATACTTATCAAAAAAATCTACTGAAATCGACGACAAGAAATCCTCCTCTTTGACAAGCTACAAGCTACAGTGCAAGTATATGTTGTAGTGTGGAAGTGCCATTCGATGTTACCCTCTCATTACTATATCTTGTATTGTTCTGTATGTATCTCAAACACTTGCAAATACTCCGTGTTCTGCTACATGGAGATATCCGAGGTTCTACTCTTGCCAGACTGTCCATCACAGTACGCTGGTTATCGTGTAAGGTTCGTGCCGGAGATGCATTATCCAAACCCAAAGATACCATGGCTGGGATGAGTTGCAGTTGGCCCACGCGGGCTTTTCACCTTGACATGTATGGTGGATTATCATGTTGGAGTCTCCGTCGTCATCTTTACTCCTCAGCCCGTATATATCTATTAAACGACATGTTAACAGATTGGGGACACCGATAGGTGTATCGACAAAGCCCTCCGGCGCCAAACCTTTTTTACACGCGAGCTCATCATCTTTGCATGTGAGACGTGACTGCTGGGGACAAGTTGCTGTacactcctcctcgaagTCACCACCATCGCCGATCGACATGGGAGTTGGGGAGTGAGTATTTGGTCGGTTCTCACGATTTCCAGGGTTCCACGAGGATATTTGCCTTCGGACGTGACCTAGAGTGAGTTGGAACGACCTTGACTCGTGTGTGCCTCTCCGGATTTGGAGAGAAAGGCATAATAAAGACAGTGACGAGAGATGAAGACGGACTTTCCCATAGAGCGTCAATGATGACTGTTGTCTCAACTTTTTCGAGGCCGGTATTACAATCGTGCTGGCTGTTGATGACGAGTTCAACCTGCCATCTAGCGCCTGCGGAACttcaagtatgtacatactgtacaggaCAAGCAGCTCGAAGATACGAGAGACAGTCTGGCCGATTTTGTGTAATCTGCAGACCCGGGGGCACTTGTGTTCAGGGCTAGACGAATCTTGCAAGAGTGAAACACAAGGGTGCGTTCAAGAAGGTGGTTAAACATCCCCAACGGGATAAGACTTCTTGACGACAAGGACTTATGAATCTCTGACATATTGTCCTACTCCTAAAAAGAGGTCTCCATTTTCTGGAAATTATCCATGCTGCTCTACTACGCCGCAGTACGAGGGGTGATTAGACATGGACATGTCCGATGTGGCTGCTGAACGGTTTGGCGGATGACTGGGTGGTGAGACTCTTCTGGAATGCCACTCGGAGGACAGCTATCTCGAGGAATCCAAGAGCTTCCAGTTGCGATTCTTAGCAGGGAATTGGGAATCCATCTCAACGCCAAGGTAGTTgtctccaagctcatcgACATTGGACCACCGCCACGACGCCTTCAAAAGCACGCCTTTTCCAACGTCCGGGATCTGCTATTCCTCGGGTGGTTTAATGAGAAGAACTGGGTCAATTACCACGATAGAACTGCTAGGATGGCTTACCGGCTAACCCGCATTGGTCCGACGTACCATCTGACGAACAGTGATGAAGCCAACCTGTTTACATTCGCCAATCAGAGACCCAAGTCTTgcgacaaggaggtgtGCAAGTTCGACTAGTGTATGACTTACCTTCACCATAACCAGAAGCACCGTTTCTGCCAGTCCGTTGATGCTGAGCCAGTTCGACAAGATATGGGAATGAAGACAATAGTGCCTCCGAGAATGTCTGCTCCGGGTTCCGAGACACCAAGCTCGATCCGGTCTGCTTCAACGACTGTAATTTCCAGTCAAGCTACTTTTTCAACTGTAGACCCCAACATTGCTGTTCTTTCTAGGGCGCCAAAGAGACGCCTACTAGCACCGCCTCAGGCATTGTTGATGACAGCGACCTTGACGAATCTGTATACGAATGAAGCCGCCATTGGCAAGTGGCCGATCCATGGGCGACTTATTAAAAATCTGACTAATTCCATATCCAAAATGCGGTAAAGGACTCCGATTTAGAGCTAGGTGAATGACGGAAAGCTCACGGTCAACACTGTAGGTCTGGGATTCTCGTTGGCATCCAAAACAAGTTGCAAACATCAGCAATAGGGCAGCTGAGGGGGCAGACGGCTTTAGGGAAGGAGCAGCCGACGTTTAAGAGATCAATTtgcgtacagtacattgtCAATCACCTACCAAAAAAAGGGGAAACATGGAAAACATGAAAAACATGGAAAACATGAAAGATAACAAAACAATCTGTCACCAAACTTGAGAAGCGTAAACATTTCCCATTTCAGTCCGATCTCAGCTATGGAGAATGTCATTCGCACCACTTGTGTCAAAGGCACCTGTTGACACCCAGGGGCTGAAACAATCAAACATACAACAACGATCATAACACCACGAGACATAGATAGCTCTCCACTCAGCTCAACTCCTCCCATTCAGCTCACACACTAATAACTCATAATCTCACTCGTCTAACACCAATGCAAGGTTCCGCATGCAGGCTTCCCCACTGTATGCACCCCGCTCCTTCCCCACCTGAAAATTGTGACAGTGATGTACGCACTGGGAATGCGGAGAGGGAGCCGTCGTATTTCAGCTGATTGTCGTATTTCAgctgatcacgtgattggcgGTCTCCGCTCATCCTTCGTCCATTTCTCTTGTCCTCTCAACCTTCGGCGTCTTGCACAGATCATAACCATGCTCCCTTTTATCCTCACtctttgttttttgttttttttttgttttaaCTCTGCACTATCTCAGCTCTCCATACTAAAATGAGACACCAGGTTCAAAACAAGGCGGcgatggaagaagaagagatacGTTTTGAGCTCGCCATATAAAGCCCAATACGGTCTTACTTTGGTCTCTCACTTGAACGCGCACCTTGAAAAAATGTCGATAAATCAACTTCTGACGCTGTGTGCACTTGTTTCACCCGCCAGAGCCGAAACGTCCAATGAGCCCGTCTCCAGCCCGGGCGTAGCCATCGCCTTTGCCATTCTGGGGCTGGGAATGGTTTTCTACGGCCATTTCTCTCAGCAGGATGACGAGAGTTAGAGGGGGAGTGGAATTGGGGTCACCGAAGATGGAACAAACCGCTATTCGGACTAAAAGTGAACGGGAAAGGACAAAAGCAAGTCTGCTACTAGACGTCCAggaagagggaggaggCAAGAGAggttcacgtgatttcaAATTGGCAGGATCATGTGGTGTAGTAGGGGAATTTGTATAGGTATTTATATAGGTATTTTTCTGCATAATACATCCATCTTCACTTGTAGTTCGTGTTTGCAGGGTTTGTTGAGAAATAGTTAGGGCGTGATTGCACTGAGGGTCCAAGTTAGATATTTGTGGGTTTCAATCGATTGAATAACCCTGACGAGAAGACTGACTGGAGACAATAGATGAGTAAATAATGATACTGGAGACACTTGCTCCTATTTAACACTCCAGTTGACCAAAACCTTTACTTCAAGGCCGTTAGGTTTAGTTGAAGACATACTTGAGAAGATAGTGAGCCTAACGCGCTGAGAGAAAGGCTCCTTCCCGCCGAGCTattgagaaaaaaagaaatccTGGAGATTCATAATATTTGGAATCTCACTCAGAGTGTTCTACCTCCAATTGGTTGATATATTCAGACTGTAAAATGCAGTACATGGTCGCTCACCACTGTTGGCCATCTTCGTCCGACTGTGCATAATCCCAACCTTGTTCAGTAATCATGGAACAGAGACAAGACCTCTGGAATGATCAATGTTGACTTTGGAAGAGGTATGAAACCTGGAAGAGAATTTTTCCATCTACGCAGACCGGAAATCTGCTTTCCGATCCGTCATGGCATCTCTGTAGGGCATGTtagatacaagtacaagcagcaTGCCTCTAGTAGACTAATCAGCGATACATTATGGCCCAGTGAGTCGGACGGCTTACAAGCCTGACCAATGGATcattacttgtagaaaCAATTCAACATCTCACCTTTTATATTACTGGCTACCGCATGTCTCGGCAGAGAAAATGGCCATGCCTCCACCCCACACTACTCCATTAAAGTTGACAGATGGTGATTACAATTGTGGGGATCCGAGACTCGTTGCAAGTGGGCTCTATATCTTTCTATTGATTATTTAAAAAGATGAAAAATGGCAGGAGTTGTTCTTAGGGGCGTTATTGTTGAGTCTGTAAATTTTCCGCATTTTTGAAAAATCGCCTTCCGCTTATTCTCAACTCTCCCCCACTCTCGGCCGAAACCCCACATTGAGACACTAGCGCATCAAACAACATATATACCCTCAGAATGGCTCCCAGTCAGttacagcagcagaatgatCATCCACACGTCCGATACCTCCTCGATCCGAGTCAACGATCTGTTCTGTGGCAACATTGCAGACTTCATCGTCAAGGGCGGCCATTCCAAGAGCTCCAAAACAAGTGCTATCGATGCAGCCACCGGGGAGTCTCTCTCGCACGTTAACCAACATATCCTCTCACGTCAGATTGCCTCAATTCTGACAGAATCCGGTTATGAGCCCAATTTCGACCCCAAGTCTCACATTGGAGACGTACTTGTCACCCTCTTCCCCAACTCCATCTACAGCAGTCCCGTTCACTGGGCAGCTCTGATTCGAGGAGGAACCGTGTCTCCAGCTTCTGTGTCTTACACTCTGAACGAGCTGGCTCATCAGGTGCGAACTGTGCGGCCTAAGGTCATTGTCGCCTGCAAGAGCAAAGTCAGCCTGGCAAAGAAGGCGGTACTGATGGCTAGAGTCAAGACAGCGGTTCTGGAACTTGAACATGTGATTTCAAACGCCCCAAAATACCCAGAATCCGACTCTGTCAAGTTCAACAAAAACTCTGGATACCGCAGAGTAGCGTACCTGGCCATGAGCAGCGGCACCTCAGGAGGAATTTTCAAGGCAGTCAAAATCACCCACTTCAACATTACCAGCTGCATTCAAGTGTGCCAAAAGTCTGCTCCAAACAGAGACACAGCGTCGCAAATTGCCTCGGCAGTGATTCCCGTCTCCCATCTCTACGGACTGAGTAAGTTTCTGATTATGGCCCCTTACGTGGGCAGCACCACTGTGTTCCATGAGAAATTCGAAATCAAAGAATTTCTGGAGGCCCAGAAACAATTCCAAGTGAATTCTTGGCCCATCGTACCGCCTCTAGTAGTCCTGCTGACCAACCATCCACTTGTCAAAGAGTTCTCTGAGTCTCTGAGAGCCCATTTGCGTATTGTCTGCTGCGGAGCTGCTCCTCTAGGAGAAAAGGCTGCACGTGACTTCCTGACCGCCATTACAGGAAGCCCCGATGGTATTATTCAGCCGACAATAACTTCACGagacaagtccaagtccCGGGACTCCGGCTTCTTCAGCTCGATTCGGGCCCATGTGGCTGATCCAGCGGCAGCAGGCATCACATCAGCCAACACTGCTGAGTCTGCTGGTCAGTCCCGTGACGCTCCACGTCTCCAAATCATTCAGGGCTGGGGGTTGACCGAAACCTCACCCACGTGCACGACTTTTGATCCCTTGGACCCCGACCTCCACATCAAGGCTTGTGGCAAGATTGTTGCCAACACCGAGATTCGAATTCGGGGCCAAGGTCAGGATTTACAGAAGGCTCCTATTTTGATTGAAAATTATGACGCCTATCCTTCCAAAGAGACACTACCTATTGGAGATATCTATGTACGAGGTCCCCAAGTGACTCTGGGTTACCTGAACGACGATCATGCCGACTCTGTCTCTTTCGAGCAGTGCTATGATCCCCACGTTCCCTGGTTTCATCTCAAGTGGTTCAAGACTGGAGACGTTGGTTTTATTGACGCCAAAGGACGTgtcatggtggtggatcGAACCAAGGAGATGATCAAGAGTATGGGGAAGCAGGTTGCTCCAGCTGAAATTGAagatcttcttctgagcCACGAGCTTGTTGCTGACGCTGCTGTGATTGGTGTTTCCAACGAGAAGCTTGGAACCGAGTCCCCCCGTGCCTTTGTTGTTCCCAAGAGCGGTTTCAAGGCTGCTGAGTTGCGATCTTGGACTGACAGCCAGCTCCCCAAGCATAAACAGCTACATGGGGGTATTGTCTTGGTAGACAAGGTTCCCAAGAACGCATCTGGCAAGATTCTGAGGAGAGTCCTGAGAGAGAGACGTGGCGACCTCGTTGAAGGAGTTAAACTTAGTAAGCTCTAGTTGGTTAGAATTGATATTTACAACAGCAGTAGTTTAGCGAATAAATGTGAGTAAGCATGTCTACAAGAGATGACATGATTGCAATAAACTCATGTCGTTCTAGCATGTGATTCGAATCACAAATCTCAGGGATGTATCACAAATTTGAGATTTTTGGCTTGTGCACACGCTTGCACAATCTAACCGAGCACACACCTCAAATCTGCATCGTGTGCCGTATCTATGGCTTGGCATGCAGGTATAAGCTTCGGTGCCGTGCGAAAGCGAAACGAGGTCAGCTGCTAGGATTACCATGCAGCTATTGAACATAATTGAAGGTTGTCCTTTATCGCTCTACTGGCTGTTTTCGAATCAGCCTTGTGTGAAGAGCGCAACGAGCTTCTCTGCGAACATTGTGTTTGGACTGAAAGTCGTTTCAAACTATGTGGATCAAGTTAGTGTCCTGTGTATCAAGACGGCTCTGTAGATAATaagttcttcttgtcccAGTTTGGCAGACCAGATAAATGGTGCACAATTGGCAATGGTCTATCATGCCGAAGAACGTATTAGAAACTGCCTTGGTTTCTCAGATAGCCCAGTAACATCAAGGGACCTACAGCTTGGCGTTTCCAACTTACCAAATCTCTCTGTTATCTATGGCTATATAAGTAGCGGAACCTGCTGCTTGGGTCTCCATAGTCAACATGATTTTTCTCACCTCTCTTGTCTCAACAAGACTTCGGCGTAGCACgagagtacagtacgcaATTGGCAAAACTTGTACATAGGATCTACTGAGAGTCTCAAAATGGTGTTCTAGGTGTTCGGGGAACTTATCGACAAGTAGGCCTTCTCCTTATTCCATATAATAACATGCCCAGTAGTGGATATGTTCTATGAAGTTGTGTAGAGGTCTTGCTACAGGTTCGGAGACAAGGGAGGTAGCTCGACGTTACCTTGAGTATgaggagaaagagaagaaagaaTAACGCAGTGTCTGAATGTTCTCCAGGTGTACAACGACGACTATAACAAGTTCGTGCTTGTTCTCCAAGGGTGATCTGCTAAATAGAACAAGATTTGTTGAGAGACACAAGGACTGCGGTCTGTACTGAATGAGGTGAAGGCTACAGAGGAGCTGAGGAGCTTCCGATCTAGAgctctatatatacaagtcTACATTTACTCAAAGTGACGCGAACCATTCTGAGCTTTGAAGACATCTCCCCAACCGCCGCCAAAAGTCAACGCTCGGTAATTGAGCATTTGGTTTCTATAAACAAGGAATTAATGAATTCAGAGTATTGAATGGCAATCATAACTACAATGTGCATTCCACAGACTTCGATATTCAGAAACTTCACCGATCTCTGGACATATAGACTCCCCAC from Yarrowia lipolytica chromosome 1D, complete sequence encodes:
- a CDS encoding uncharacterized protein (Compare to YALI0D17314g, weakly similar to uniprot|Q9K3W1 Streptomyces coelicolor 4-coumarate:CoA ligase), encoding MIIHTSDTSSIRVNDLFCGNIADFIVKGGHSKSSKTSAIDAATGESLSHVNQHILSRQIASILTESGYEPNFDPKSHIGDVLVTLFPNSIYSSPVHWAALIRGGTVSPASVSYTLNELAHQVRTVRPKVIVACKSKVSLAKKAVLMARVKTAVLELEHVISNAPKYPESDSVKFNKNSGYRRVAYLAMSSGTSGGIFKAVKITHFNITSCIQVCQKSAPNRDTASQIASAVIPVSHLYGLSKFLIMAPYVGSTTVFHEKFEIKEFLEAQKQFQVNSWPIVPPLVVLLTNHPLVKEFSESLRAHLRIVCCGAAPLGEKAARDFLTAITGSPDGIIQPTITSRDKSKSRDSGFFSSIRAHVADPAAAGITSANTAESAGQSRDAPRLQIIQGWGLTETSPTCTTFDPLDPDLHIKACGKIVANTEIRIRGQGQDLQKAPILIENYDAYPSKETLPIGDIYVRGPQVTLGYLNDDHADSVSFEQCYDPHVPWFHLKWFKTGDVGFIDAKGRVMVVDRTKEMIKSMGKQVAPAEIEDLLLSHELVADAAVIGVSNEKLGTESPRAFVVPKSGFKAAELRSWTDSQLPKHKQLHGGIVLVDKVPKNASGKILRRVLRERRGDLVEGVKLSKL